In a single window of the Hymenobacter sp. YIM 151858-1 genome:
- a CDS encoding DUF4134 domain-containing protein has translation MRLPLSLVRTLGLALLWLLPAALRAQGSGEAGIEAATEQVTRYFEPGTNLMYAVGAVLGLIGAVKVYSKWNSGDQDTQKVAASWFGSCIFLVVVATILRAFFL, from the coding sequence ATGCGCCTACCCCTTTCCCTGGTCCGTACCCTGGGCCTGGCCTTGCTGTGGCTGCTGCCCGCCGCGCTGCGGGCCCAAGGCAGCGGCGAAGCCGGCATTGAAGCCGCCACCGAGCAGGTAACCCGCTACTTCGAGCCCGGCACCAACCTGATGTACGCCGTCGGCGCCGTCCTGGGCCTGATCGGGGCCGTCAAGGTGTATTCCAAGTGGAACTCCGGCGATCAGGACACGCAAAAGGTGGCCGCCTCCTGGTTTGGCTCCTGCATTTTCCTGGTCGTGGTCGCCACCATCCTGCGGGCCTTCTTCCTGTAG
- a CDS encoding DUF4133 domain-containing protein, with translation MPLPINKGIGKPVEFKGLVGIYLAYLAAGLGTVFVLALGLLVAGVNSYLVALLTLGLGGLVLARVFALNRRHGEFGALKARARRRQPRRIVSRHPRLFLTLTPERT, from the coding sequence GTGCCGCTGCCAATCAACAAGGGCATCGGCAAGCCCGTGGAGTTCAAGGGCCTGGTCGGCATCTACCTGGCTTACCTGGCCGCCGGCCTCGGCACCGTGTTCGTGCTCGCGCTCGGCCTGCTGGTGGCGGGCGTTAACTCCTACCTCGTGGCCTTGCTCACCCTGGGCCTGGGCGGGCTGGTCCTGGCCCGGGTGTTTGCCCTCAACCGCCGCCACGGCGAGTTCGGGGCCCTGAAAGCCCGGGCCCGCCGCCGGCAGCCCCGCCGCATTGTCAGCCGCCATCCGCGGCTGTTTCTCACCTTAACGCCCGAGCGCACATGA
- a CDS encoding PAS domain-containing protein: MSASLASALTPERIEAALDAAGIGVWEMDWTGRRFSCSSRCKHLFGLPAEAAVSLDDVLGAAHPEDRPVLEQQLQQALDPQGNGRLSVEHRVLLPGDEVRWVRTTGLAVFDEARTQPVRFQGITKDITDTQAGARLQEAQRRELEYLAESIPGILWMARPSGAVTYFNQRWMEYTGQTLEQALDRGWESVVHPADLPRCLERWNTALATGSLYEVEYRLRRQDGQYRWYVGRALPYRDAAGQIVKWFGTCTDIHDQKQTEEALRRHEEELERAYQDLEAKITFRTLALEDEVSALRRRVAQLPGADAPV; this comes from the coding sequence ATGTCAGCTTCCCTTGCCTCAGCGCTGACGCCGGAACGCATCGAAGCGGCGCTCGACGCCGCCGGCATCGGCGTCTGGGAAATGGATTGGACCGGCCGCCGGTTTTCGTGCTCTTCGCGCTGCAAGCACCTGTTTGGGTTGCCCGCCGAGGCGGCTGTGAGCTTGGACGACGTGCTGGGCGCCGCCCACCCCGAAGACCGCCCCGTGCTCGAGCAGCAGCTGCAGCAAGCCCTCGACCCCCAGGGAAACGGCCGCCTCTCCGTGGAGCACCGGGTGCTGCTGCCCGGCGACGAGGTGCGCTGGGTACGCACCACGGGCCTGGCCGTCTTCGACGAAGCCCGCACGCAACCGGTGCGTTTCCAAGGCATAACCAAAGATATCACCGACACGCAGGCCGGCGCGCGGCTGCAGGAAGCCCAACGCCGCGAGTTGGAATACCTGGCCGAAAGCATCCCCGGCATTTTGTGGATGGCGCGCCCGAGTGGAGCCGTGACTTACTTCAACCAGCGGTGGATGGAGTACACCGGCCAAACCCTGGAGCAGGCGCTGGACCGGGGCTGGGAGTCCGTGGTGCACCCCGCCGACTTGCCCCGCTGCCTGGAGCGCTGGAACACGGCGCTGGCTACCGGCTCGCTGTACGAAGTGGAGTACCGCCTTCGACGGCAGGACGGTCAGTACCGCTGGTACGTGGGCCGGGCGTTGCCCTACCGCGACGCCGCGGGGCAAATCGTCAAGTGGTTCGGCACCTGCACCGACATCCACGACCAGAAGCAAACGGAAGAGGCGCTGCGCCGCCACGAAGAGGAGCTGGAACGCGCTTATCAGGACCTGGAGGCCAAAATCACCTTCCGCACGCTGGCGCTGGAAGACGAAGTTTCAGCCTTGCGCCGGCGCGTGGCTCAGTTGCCGGGCGCCGACGCGCCGGTGTAG
- a CDS encoding dioxygenase family protein codes for MRQLYHWIALALLAWATGCNGQAGTQKGKNQPVPAVGGGCDGCELMHVGMPQTLRSVDTTAGWRGPGQKLLVTGTVYHLDGKTPAANVILYYWQTDHHGRYSTTAQVPAQAKAHGHLRGWVKTDATGTYSIYTGRPAPYPARDTPAHIHLAVKEPSIRNEYYLDDLVFDDDPLLRGKRKNLQNRGGSGILRPLLAGDVQVAEHNVVLGLNIPNYPTTRPQSLRSGLEIGEENPSFMPYHAYGPDRGTRTCPVCKYGRYHGIMYFVGNRPDWEHIKRWLAFLEEESEKRRRYLKVYFVYGNERDFNQTQRQQALERLGRELQLQNTALTYVASFADTASEAYLNKINPDAENTFVVYKHRTIVDKWVNLKPTPDNFARVRATLDRTTNDYFHLSEAARE; via the coding sequence ATGCGACAACTTTACCACTGGATAGCGCTTGCCCTGCTCGCTTGGGCGACCGGTTGCAACGGCCAAGCCGGCACCCAAAAAGGAAAAAACCAGCCCGTCCCGGCAGTGGGCGGTGGGTGCGACGGGTGCGAGCTGATGCACGTCGGCATGCCGCAAACCCTGCGTTCGGTGGATACCACTGCCGGCTGGCGCGGCCCGGGCCAAAAGCTGCTGGTGACGGGCACGGTTTACCACCTTGACGGCAAAACGCCGGCGGCAAACGTGATTCTGTATTACTGGCAAACGGACCACCACGGGCGCTACTCCACTACCGCGCAGGTGCCGGCCCAGGCCAAAGCGCACGGGCATCTCCGGGGCTGGGTAAAAACCGACGCAACGGGCACGTATTCGATTTACACGGGACGCCCCGCGCCCTATCCCGCGCGCGATACCCCGGCCCATATTCACCTCGCCGTCAAGGAGCCATCGATCCGGAACGAATATTACCTCGACGACCTGGTGTTCGATGACGACCCGTTGTTGCGCGGCAAAAGAAAAAACCTGCAGAACCGGGGCGGCAGCGGCATTCTCCGCCCCCTGTTAGCGGGAGACGTGCAGGTGGCGGAGCACAACGTCGTGCTGGGCCTGAACATTCCGAACTACCCCACGACCCGCCCGCAAAGCCTCCGGTCGGGCCTGGAGATCGGCGAGGAAAACCCTTCTTTTATGCCCTACCACGCCTATGGGCCGGACCGGGGCACCCGGACCTGCCCGGTATGCAAATACGGGCGCTACCACGGCATCATGTATTTTGTGGGCAACCGTCCGGATTGGGAGCACATAAAGCGTTGGCTCGCGTTTCTGGAAGAGGAAAGCGAAAAACGCCGCCGCTACTTGAAAGTCTATTTCGTCTACGGGAACGAGCGTGACTTCAACCAAACCCAACGGCAACAAGCGTTGGAGCGGCTGGGCCGTGAACTCCAACTCCAAAACACGGCCTTGACCTACGTGGCCTCCTTCGCCGATACCGCCAGCGAAGCGTATTTAAACAAGATCAACCCGGACGCGGAAAACACCTTTGTTGTTTACAAACACCGCACCATCGTCGACAAATGGGTAAACCTGAAGCCCACCCCGGACAACTTCGCACGGGTTCGGGCTACGTTGGATAGAACTACCAACGACTACTTCCATTTATCCGAGGCGGCGCGGGAGTAA
- a CDS encoding TraG family conjugative transposon ATPase, which translates to MSPPLVLPSASLEQLQPIYRVERGCLISKNADLTIAFRLELPELFTLAPAEYQALHAAVVKALRVLPTPAVVHKQDWFTSEAYRPDFTAARLENSLLGRAYERHFFERPFLRHECFLFVTRTASERAHYRSPASLLTRRHLVPRTQLDAQQQSAFFDAVGQFKRLLEDAGPLRLHPLTEDELVGTDTQTGLLEQYLALELSAAAPLVDLDFSRGLQVGGKHCQLFSLARLDDLPAEVDPAVRYEPLSTDRSPLAVGLASPLGLLLGCNHLYNQYIFLDDAAQTLRRYEKRKDNLNALSLYSRQNAINRQWYEQYLNEALAEQKQPVRAHCNVLAWSERESELPELRNLVSAAIARLGCRPRESTVDAPAIFWAGIPGNAGDFPAEETFPTFAAQAACFWNVETNYRDAGSPFGLKLSDRLTGRPVLVDLSDEPMRRGVITNRNKFILGPSGSGKSFFTNAMVRQYYEQGTHVLLVDTGNSYQGLCALLGGVYLTYEEQDPIAFNPFLVSGGGAPDAEKKESLKVLLQTLWKKDDEPATRAEYVSLTNAVELYYEQLSREPELRPCFNTFYEFVRGPYAAVLREQQVREKDFDLHNFLYVLKPYYRGGAYDYLLNAERELDLVTEPFIVFELDNIKDNPILFPVVTLIIMETFIAKMRRLKGTRKMILIEEAWKAIATAGMAEYIRYLFKTVRKFFGEAVIVTQEVDDIVGNAIVKNTIINNSDCKILLDQRKYAHRFEEIQQLLSLSNKEKAQVLSINLDLRPGRHYKEVFISLGGTVSKVYATEVSPEEYVTYTTEEKEKLRLQALTAERAGDLPGAIRAYAQELREQRA; encoded by the coding sequence ATGAGCCCACCTCTCGTGCTGCCGTCGGCCTCGCTGGAGCAGCTGCAGCCCATCTACCGCGTGGAACGGGGCTGCCTGATCAGCAAGAACGCCGACCTGACCATTGCCTTCCGCCTGGAGCTGCCGGAGCTTTTTACCCTGGCCCCGGCCGAGTACCAGGCCCTGCACGCGGCCGTGGTCAAGGCCCTGCGGGTGCTGCCCACCCCGGCCGTGGTGCACAAGCAGGACTGGTTTACCAGCGAAGCGTACCGGCCCGACTTCACCGCCGCCCGGCTGGAAAACTCCCTGCTGGGCCGGGCCTACGAGCGCCACTTTTTCGAGCGGCCGTTTCTGCGCCACGAGTGTTTTCTGTTCGTCACGCGCACGGCCAGCGAGCGGGCCCACTACCGCAGCCCGGCCTCGCTGCTGACGCGCCGCCACCTGGTGCCGCGCACCCAGCTCGACGCGCAGCAGCAAAGCGCGTTTTTCGACGCGGTCGGGCAGTTCAAGCGCCTGCTCGAGGACGCCGGCCCGCTGCGGCTGCACCCGCTGACGGAGGACGAGCTCGTGGGCACCGACACCCAAACCGGGCTGCTGGAGCAGTACCTGGCCCTGGAGCTAAGTGCGGCCGCCCCGCTCGTGGACCTGGACTTCAGCCGCGGCCTGCAGGTGGGCGGCAAGCACTGCCAGCTGTTTTCGCTGGCCCGGCTCGACGACCTGCCCGCCGAGGTTGACCCGGCCGTGCGCTACGAGCCGCTCTCCACCGACCGCTCGCCGCTGGCCGTGGGGCTGGCGTCCCCGCTGGGCTTGCTGCTGGGCTGCAACCACCTCTACAACCAGTACATCTTCCTCGACGATGCCGCCCAGACCCTGCGCCGCTACGAAAAGCGCAAGGACAACCTCAACGCCCTCTCGCTCTACTCCCGCCAGAACGCCATCAACCGGCAGTGGTACGAGCAGTACCTGAACGAGGCGCTCGCGGAGCAAAAGCAGCCCGTGCGCGCCCACTGCAACGTGCTGGCCTGGAGCGAGCGGGAAAGCGAGCTGCCGGAGCTGCGCAACCTGGTGAGCGCGGCTATCGCCCGCCTGGGCTGCCGCCCGCGCGAGAGCACCGTGGACGCGCCGGCCATCTTCTGGGCCGGCATCCCGGGCAACGCCGGGGACTTTCCCGCGGAAGAGACCTTTCCCACCTTCGCCGCCCAGGCGGCGTGCTTTTGGAACGTGGAAACCAACTACCGGGACGCGGGCTCGCCCTTCGGGCTCAAGCTCTCGGACCGGCTGACCGGGCGGCCCGTGCTCGTGGACCTCTCGGACGAGCCCATGCGGCGGGGGGTAATCACCAACCGCAACAAGTTTATCCTGGGGCCCTCGGGCTCGGGCAAGTCCTTTTTCACCAACGCCATGGTGCGCCAGTACTACGAGCAGGGCACCCACGTGCTGCTGGTGGACACGGGCAACTCCTACCAGGGCTTGTGCGCGCTGCTGGGCGGGGTGTACCTGACCTACGAGGAGCAGGACCCGATTGCCTTCAACCCCTTTCTGGTCAGCGGGGGCGGCGCGCCGGACGCGGAGAAAAAGGAAAGCCTGAAGGTGCTGCTGCAGACCCTGTGGAAAAAGGACGACGAGCCGGCTACCCGCGCCGAGTACGTGAGCCTGACCAACGCCGTGGAGCTGTACTACGAGCAGCTAAGCCGGGAGCCGGAGCTGCGGCCCTGCTTTAACACCTTCTACGAGTTCGTGCGCGGGCCCTACGCGGCCGTGCTGCGCGAGCAGCAGGTGCGCGAAAAGGACTTTGACCTGCACAATTTCCTTTACGTGCTCAAGCCCTACTACCGGGGCGGGGCCTACGACTACCTGCTCAACGCCGAGCGCGAGCTGGATTTGGTCACGGAGCCCTTTATCGTGTTCGAGCTGGACAACATCAAGGACAACCCCATCCTGTTTCCCGTCGTGACGCTGATCATAATGGAAACCTTTATCGCCAAGATGCGGCGGCTGAAGGGCACCCGGAAAATGATCCTGATCGAGGAGGCGTGGAAGGCCATTGCCACCGCCGGCATGGCCGAATACATCCGCTACCTGTTCAAGACCGTGCGCAAGTTTTTCGGGGAGGCCGTCATCGTCACCCAGGAAGTGGACGACATCGTGGGCAACGCCATCGTCAAGAACACCATCATCAACAACTCCGACTGCAAGATCCTGCTCGACCAGCGCAAGTACGCCCACCGCTTCGAGGAAATCCAGCAGCTGCTTTCCCTTTCCAACAAGGAGAAAGCGCAGGTGCTCTCCATCAACCTGGATCTGCGGCCCGGCCGGCATTACAAGGAAGTGTTCATTTCCCTGGGCGGCACAGTCTCCAAAGTGTACGCCACGGAAGTATCCCCCGAGGAATACGTGACCTACACCACCGAGGAAAAGGAAAAGCTGCGCCTGCAGGCCCTGACCGCCGAGCGCGCGGGCGACTTGCCCGGCGCGATTCGGGCCTACGCCCAGGAGCTGCGCGAGCAGCGAGCCTAA